Part of the Trichoderma asperellum chromosome 1, complete sequence genome is shown below.
TGAGTTTTTACTCCATCGCAGACTTGGATCTTCTCGCGATGCACTCTCCAGTGCTATCTCTAGCTGCTGCGCCGCTACATTTCCATATGGATCAACTTGTAGGAAAGCAACAGGTGGCGGGATTTCAGGTGGTCTGATTTGAATATGCCGTAAATTCTCGGGAACAGCTTTGCCACCTGCCATGGTGATCAGGGTATCTCCAGTGCGTGCTTTCTTGAGTCCTCTCAATGCTCCAATTTGGCCAACAGAGAGTTCTTGAATATCGTGAGTCTTGGACGCTGATATCTGTAAGATACCCATGGGTCGTTCTTGGGTAAGCATATGAGTGTTGAAGCTTGGCGCATTACGGGTCAAAGTTCCGTGATAAACTCTCACAAAACTGATAACACCTTCTTTAGGGTGATCAAAAACTTTGAAGACAGAAGCCACTGAGCTGACGTTCGCGTCAATAGTATTCTTGCCTTTTTGTTTAAGTGCTTCGCGCAGCTCGCTCTTGGTACCCCCAACACGGACCTCCGCGTCCGGCCGCTCAGCCGGGTTGGGAAGATAGTCCGCAATGGCATCCATCAGAGGCTCAACCCCAATGTGACGAAAGCTTGAACCGGCAAACACAGGTATGACGCGACCGTCGCCACTTTGAATACTCTTTCGTATAGCCTGCTTTAGTAGAGAGGCAGGAATGTTTTCGTTCTCAGCTAAAAACTCGTCCATCACAGCTTCGTCAAAATCTGCCAGGCCCTCGATTAGACGCTGCCGTGCTAATTGAATTTCCGCCAATAAGGGTTGGTTTGACGATGAAAGCATCTCTTTGAGCTCGGTTGGTCCATATCGAGTTTTTTGTCTTTCACTCTTCCATCGATATCCCACACCGTCGACGACATCTATTACACCAACAAAGTCCTCTTTCTCCCACCATGGAATTTGGCAAACTAAAGGCCATCCTTTGAGTCGAGAGCCAATTTCCAAGACGGATTTTCTAAACGATGCGCCCTCTCGGTCCAGTTTGTTGCAATAAACAATCCGCGGAATCTTGAATTCTTGGGCAGAGGACCATACTCGCTCCGTGTGAGCTTCTACGCCTTTGACAGAATCAATAATGCAGACAGCCCCGTCAAGAATTGGTAGGCACCGATCAACTTCAAATCTAAAGTCTTGATGACCGGGAGTGTCGATCAAATTGATAGTCTTTGGAGTTGTTCCAGGTAGGCAATCTCGCTGGAGTGGCCAATTGAATGTGATGGCGGCTGATTGGATAGTGATTCCACGTTCCCGTTCAAGTTCAAGGAAGTCGGTCACAGTGTTGCCCGAATCCACATCTAAGGCTATCAGCTCGGTTTATCTAAATATCGGAAATTCTTGCGCTCACCTCCTACTCTCTGTGTCACGCCACTATAGTAGAGCATGCGCtcagttgttgttgttttgcCCTACTCGGTATATGAGCTGCAAAATCAAGACGGGATGAGCGGTTGCAAGTCTTACAGCGTCAACGTGGGCAATAATACCAATGTTTCGGGTATTTTCAAGCATCGAGCTTATATTTCTTGTGCCGCCAACATTCCTGCTAGAGTGCCTCCTTGATGAACGTGCTTCAGTCGCTGCCCTGTAAACTGAGGTGCTGAAGAGGCCGCATTGCCTCACTGAGGCTCGGCGACAGAGCGCCACGACAATCATGATTATTTGATGTTGGAGTTTAGCATCGCAAGGAATGACAGCGATGGTGGTTGCACTACCAGCATCAGGACCGCACTCTCCGCAATTGGCTATTGCGCGAGTCCTGGACAAAACACCGAAGTTGTTTGCATTGGAATTTTAAGCTTCCAAAGCTTGGCCTGAAATCCTAGGTGGCAGATCTTGTTTAGCGGGGCTTACGGAGTAGAGGGGCTgtaggtggtggtggcgccT
Proteins encoded:
- a CDS encoding uncharacterized protein (BUSCO:EOG092D24WU) produces the protein MIVVALCRRASVRQCGLFSTSVYRAATEARSSRRHSSRNVGGTRNISSMLENTRNIGIIAHVDAGKTTTTERMLYYSGVTQRVGDVDSGNTVTDFLELERERGITIQSAAITFNWPLQRDCLPGTTPKTINLIDTPGHQDFRFEVDRCLPILDGAVCIIDSVKGVEAHTERVWSSAQEFKIPRIVYCNKLDREGASFRKSVLEIGSRLKGWPLVCQIPWWEKEDFVGVIDVVDGVGYRWKSERQKTRYGPTELKEMLSSSNQPLLAEIQLARQRLIEGLADFDEAVMDEFLAENENIPASLLKQAIRKSIQSGDGRVIPVFAGSSFRHIGVEPLMDAIADYLPNPAERPDAEVRVGGTKSELREALKQKGKNTIDANVSSVASVFKVFDHPKEGVISFVRVYHGTLTRNAPSFNTHMLTQERPMGILQISASKTHDIQELSVGQIGALRGLKKARTGDTLITMAGGKAVPENLRHIQIRPPEIPPPVAFLQVDPYGNVAAQQLEIALESASREDPSLRWSKNSKTDQFTIQGMGKLHLDVSLYNMKQKYKIDAEFGPIEVDYKECVNTMTDPREVVFDRPVAGKSGKVTCSVVLKPIEADEQDVLMESGVEKDGNIVQIEIPMTGDASAVLVDTDEARQQLFNGAIAGLARGPRRASPMHGCHVHVTLNTASDALETPTGGHFSSAAKTAVQAALRDAFDKSQIGIVEPIMLTHITCPEAVAGTVQHDITAGAGGHILEVNDRSAESASEELIDISKIYAPPDPYDSITSLRGKKSIARMVEIIAKVPYKQMLNYDEHLRSKTAGRHSMTMSFDSFAKVVGHREKDI